The following are encoded together in the Flavihumibacter fluvii genome:
- a CDS encoding MFS transporter yields the protein MPDIQDDIQIQNDPLASMRLPEFRFLMSGRFVFIMGLRMMSTLVGWWLYELTNDPLAMGLVGLAEAIPAVSLALYSGHIIDLSDKRKLLLKGVFGYLSCAIILLLLSYSFSHGSAKLLIVGGIYSVIFFTGIIRSFTGPSFSAILAQLVPREILANAITWNQGTWLTASVTGHATAGFLIAAFHTTGTLVVICSLIAIGLFLVSKLLPKPPVAKQGNQRTWDSVQEGLNYVFRTKEVLGALTLDLFAVLFGGAVAMVPVFAKDILKVGPIGFGWLNAAADIGAISIVVILAFRPMKKAQGKKLFFAVGGFGLCIIIFAISKVFWLSFIALLLSGILDGISMVVRGTILQLKTPDDMRGRVMSVNSMFINSSNEIGQFESGVAAKLMGLVPSVVFGGCMTLFVVLTTWIKAPSLRKMNY from the coding sequence ATGCCCGACATTCAAGATGATATACAGATTCAAAACGATCCGCTGGCAAGCATGCGGTTGCCTGAATTCAGGTTTCTGATGTCGGGTCGTTTCGTTTTTATTATGGGGTTGCGCATGATGAGTACTCTTGTCGGTTGGTGGCTTTATGAATTAACCAATGATCCGCTTGCCATGGGTTTAGTTGGATTAGCGGAAGCCATTCCTGCAGTTTCACTTGCCCTTTATTCAGGTCATATTATTGACCTTTCTGATAAAAGAAAACTACTGCTAAAGGGTGTTTTTGGTTACTTGAGTTGTGCCATCATTCTTTTATTACTTTCCTACTCATTTTCCCATGGCTCGGCAAAATTGTTGATTGTTGGCGGTATATATTCCGTGATATTTTTTACGGGGATCATCCGGTCATTCACAGGCCCCTCTTTTTCAGCCATCCTTGCGCAACTGGTTCCCCGTGAAATACTGGCCAATGCCATTACTTGGAACCAGGGTACATGGTTAACAGCATCTGTTACCGGGCATGCCACCGCAGGATTCCTGATTGCGGCTTTTCATACAACAGGCACACTCGTGGTAATCTGCAGCCTAATTGCAATTGGCCTTTTCCTGGTTTCAAAATTATTGCCTAAACCACCTGTAGCAAAACAGGGTAACCAGCGCACCTGGGATAGTGTTCAGGAAGGTCTTAATTATGTGTTCCGCACAAAAGAAGTACTGGGTGCCTTAACGCTGGATCTGTTTGCTGTTTTATTTGGGGGAGCTGTAGCCATGGTCCCGGTATTCGCAAAGGACATCCTTAAAGTTGGTCCGATTGGATTTGGCTGGCTAAATGCAGCTGCTGATATTGGCGCCATCAGTATTGTGGTAATACTTGCATTCAGGCCAATGAAAAAAGCACAAGGAAAGAAATTATTTTTTGCAGTAGGTGGCTTTGGGCTTTGTATCATCATTTTTGCAATATCTAAGGTATTCTGGCTTTCATTCATTGCCCTTTTGTTGAGTGGTATCCTCGATGGTATTAGCATGGTTGTAAGAGGAACTATCCTTCAATTAAAAACGCCTGATGATATGCGTGGCAGGGTTATGAGTGTCAATAGCATGTTCATCAACAGCAGTAATGAAATCGGGCAATTCGAAAGTGGCGTGGCCGCAAAATTAATGGGACTGGTTCCTTCGGTAGTTTTTGGTGGATGCATGACCTTATTTGTTGTCCTTACTACCTGGATAAAAGCTCCATCTTTAAGAAAAATGAACTATTAG
- a CDS encoding deoxynucleoside kinase: protein MNYHFITIEGNIGAGKTTLAHILSKHFNARLVLEAFAENPFLPKFYENPAQFAFPLELFFMAERYKQLKELIHTKDLFHSVTISDYLFTKCLLFAKVNLPETEFRLYQSLFDIIHHQLVQPDILIYLHAPVQKLQVNIRKRNRPYEQNIADEYLFNIQETYTHYIRQHNVKTLFIDASNADFLGNEKHVKAVIDALEKDYENGQHFIALP from the coding sequence ATGAATTATCATTTTATTACCATCGAAGGAAATATCGGGGCCGGAAAAACAACCCTGGCGCATATATTATCCAAACATTTTAATGCCCGGCTGGTGCTGGAAGCTTTTGCTGAAAACCCCTTCCTGCCAAAATTTTATGAGAATCCGGCCCAATTTGCTTTTCCGCTGGAATTATTTTTTATGGCAGAGCGGTATAAACAGCTTAAGGAATTGATCCATACCAAAGATCTCTTCCATAGCGTAACCATCTCAGATTACCTATTTACCAAATGCTTACTCTTTGCAAAAGTAAACCTGCCAGAAACAGAATTCAGGCTATACCAGAGCCTGTTTGACATTATCCATCACCAGCTGGTGCAACCAGATATACTGATTTACCTGCATGCCCCGGTACAAAAGTTACAAGTCAATATCCGAAAACGTAACCGACCTTATGAACAAAATATTGCGGATGAATACCTTTTTAATATCCAGGAAACCTATACCCATTATATCCGGCAACACAATGTCAAAACTTTATTTATAGACGCCAGCAATGCTGACTTCCTGGGCAATGAAAAGCATGTAAAAGCAGTGATTGATGCGCTGGAAAAAGACTATGAAAATGGCCAGCATTTCATTGCCCTGCCTTAA
- the folK gene encoding 2-amino-4-hydroxy-6-hydroxymethyldihydropteridine diphosphokinase → MHTAYLLIGGNLGNRLEYLQQAVSLINRQAGKATAISSVYETSAWGKTDQPPFLNQVMSIHTKLSAAELMTNLLSIEQQIGRQRADRYGPRIIDLDILFFDAEIHQSPHITIPHPEIAKRRFALVPMAELAPELVHPILLKSIAKLLEECKDPLAVKKI, encoded by the coding sequence ATGCATACAGCCTACCTGCTGATTGGAGGGAATTTGGGAAACAGGTTGGAATACCTTCAACAGGCCGTAAGTTTAATAAACAGGCAGGCTGGAAAAGCCACGGCGATATCATCAGTTTATGAAACATCGGCATGGGGCAAAACCGACCAGCCACCGTTCCTTAATCAGGTCATGTCTATTCATACGAAGTTATCTGCAGCTGAACTAATGACCAATTTATTATCCATAGAGCAACAAATTGGCAGGCAAAGGGCCGACCGGTATGGGCCAAGGATAATTGACCTTGACATTCTTTTTTTTGATGCAGAAATTCATCAATCGCCCCATATCACCATCCCACATCCGGAAATTGCGAAACGAAGGTTTGCCCTGGTGCCCATGGCAGAACTGGCGCCTGAACTGGTTCACCCCATTCTGCTTAAAAGTATAGCAAAATTGCTGGAAGAATGTAAAGATCCGCTGGCTGTGAAAAAAATCTGA